Part of the Paeniglutamicibacter sulfureus genome, CGGGCTTACGCAGTTCCGTGGCCAGACGCCGGCGGGCGTTGGCCCTTGACCAGCCGGTCGATGCGCACAGGTAGTCGAGCATCACGCCCTTCTGTCCCTTGGTCCCTTTCGCATACTCGGCGGCGAAGCCGCTGACGAGCTCTCGCCGGGTGTGCATCGATATCCCCTGTTTCATCTCCCCAGCACAGCCTGCTGCCCGCCCTGGTGGCCAGAGTTTCGCGAGCATTCTTAAATGAGGCACGCACCTCATTTCGCGAGCATTACTAGTGAGTCAACGCGACACCCGCCTTGCCTCATGTCAATATGCTCGCGAAATAATCCCGCATGCCTCAACTAATTTGCTCGCCAAATAGGGCATCCCCGGACTGCGCGCGCATCTTGGCCCGGTTGATGAGATGGTTCTGGATGGCATTGATGCGGCGAGTGATGGCCGCCGGATTCAGGTCCCCGTGGATGCCCGCCAGGGCCTTGGCATGTTCCGGGTCCATGGCCTCCAGATCCATGATGCGCTGGTACGCGGTCCGCGGCCGGTCATAAGTCCGCTTCCTGCGACCCGAACGTGCGGTGCCGTAGCCGTTGGCCTTGACCATCGGCAGCAGGTGGTTCTTGCGCTGGTTCACCAGCGCCCAGAGCTCATTGAGCAGGGCCATCTCCTCCGGACCCTCGTAGCGGAACCTGAAGGCATGGCGACGGACCCAATCCCGATTTCGCTGCTCGACATGCGCATTGTCGTTATGCTTATACGCCCGCGCCCTAGTCAGATCAATGTTTCGTTCCTGCGCCCACTCGATGAGCTGGGTGTTGATGAATTCACCGCCATTGTCGAAATCCAGGGCCCGCATCGGGTAGGGCAGGGACCGGACCAGCAGGTCGACCCCGGCCACGACATGGCTGTGCGCACGGTTTTTCACACACGTGTTCACGGTCCACCCGGTGAACACATCTGTCAGGGTGATCGAATACAGGAACTCGCCCTTGAGGCTGTGTCCGCAGTGGGCGACGGTGTCGATCTCGAAGAACCCCGGTTCCTGCTCCATGGGCGTGCCCGACCACCGCACCGGGATCTCCGAACGCAGCATCGCCCCGGGCTTGGTCGAGGACAGTGCCGAGGGGTATCGAGCGGCGCGCAACGGCTTCAGATACCGATCCATCGTGGAGGCCGACATGGATAGCAGCTCGTCCCTGACCTCGTCGGTCAGCAGTCCCGCCACTGTCCCGAGTTCGTCGAAGCGTTCCAAACGCTCGAGCTCGTCGGCCATGATCGGAGCCAAGTATTTCCCGCAGGGCTCTCCGGAAAGCGTCCAGATTCGTTCCAGGAGCTTGAGGGCCGCCGGCCCGTACTTGCGGGGCCTGCGCCGCGGCAGGGGCTTCGGAATCCCGCGTGCGGGCTTACGCAGTTCCGTGGCCAGACGCCGGCGGGCGTTGGCCCTTGACCAGCCGGTCGATGCGCACAGGTAGTCGAGCATCACGCCCTTCTGTCCCTTGGTCCCTTTCGCATACTCGGCGGCGAAGCCGCTGACGAGCTCTCGCCGGGTGTGCATCGATATCCCCTGTTTCATCTCCCCAGCACAGCCTGCTGCCCGCCCTGGTGGCCAGAGTTTCGCGAGCATTCTTAAATGAGGCACGCACCTCATTTCGCGAGCATTACTAGTGAGTCAACGCGACACCTTGGCTTCTTCTACCATCTCGGCTACTGTGACCTTAGCCTCATCGATGATCGCCTCAGCTTTTGCTTCAGCTGCGGCAGTTCCGGCGTTCGCTACTTTTTCAACTGCTGCCGTCACTGATGGATCTTCAACGACTCCGAGACGAATCAATCGTTTCCTTTGAAGCCTCTAGGCACTCGCCCTTCTTGTAGAGCACGCCGTTGTACTTGACCTCGCTCACTACTGTTCCTGTTGCTGTATCGGATATGGCTATACCTCCAGAACCGTTACGTTGAAAATGTTTTCAGCTGTAGCCACTGAGCTGAGAGTGACGGTAATCGTTGCGTCAGCTTCAACAACGTTGTCTACAAACTGATCCTGGTTGCCGGCTGGCATGATGCCAAGGATGTGAGCCCCGGTCCTAACCGTGGCAGTTCCAATCAGAGCAGCGGCTGCCACTGTGACCGTAACTGCCTTCAGGTTGGTGGGAGCTACTGCCCCACCGTGTTCTTGATCTTGCTAATACCACTGCGCATCAGACTAGGCTCCAGTCGCGAACGCGTCCTTGAGTAGGTACCGAGCGTCGTCCATTAGCATTTCGTAGTTGTAGCGACCAGTAACCACGATCTTTGTGTGCTCAGGATCGTTTAGGTATTCCTTGGTCGTTTTGAGATCATCCTTAAGTACGAACTTGTAGCCACCGTTTAGCTGCTTGCGACCTGGTTTAGACGTTACGAAGCCGAACAGAACGTGTTGCCCCAGATGTTCTGAATGTCGTCGTCGAGGCCTTCAGCTGCGAAGTTTGCACGTGCCTGGCCAATGTAGATGTTCATGATGCCGAACGGCCTCTTGCTCATTTGTGGTCAATCTGTTGCTGGTCTTTCCACTTGGCGTTGTTCTTCAGCCAGAAAATGGAAGGGGTAGAGGGCGCTGCACCAGAGAGCATCCGCTCTTCCACTTGCATGTTGATGCGGGCCTTAGCGAGCTTTATAGCGTCGGAAAACCGTTGGCCAGTCTCGTCGAAGTCATCAGCCTTCTCATCGTGCATACCTGACTCGTAGTCGAGCAGCGTATCGCGGCTTGTTTTCAGATGATAGGCAAGGCCCATGATGGTGTACGGACGCTGGTCAGTCATGACTTCACGAGTAGTCCAGTTGGTTGAGCCGTCGGCCTTGACACCATCTTCAACTCGACGCATTTCCGAGTGAGGGTCTTGCTTGTTGAAGTAGGACTCAATCTGCGCGTTGAGTTCGGCAACAGACTCAAACTTGAGCGGTCGTCCGCCTTTGTTCTTTTCTTCTGGAGTTTCAGGTGTTTGAGCGTCTGCCATATGTGCACCTATTTATGCACAAACCTCCGAATATTGAAAGGGCCAGCGGCTACAATCTCTCCCCGAACAGGCTGGTGCTTATCAGTGTGTTTCTCACTTTGTAGCATCCTTACCCTGCCCGTCAAAGTACAAGTGGTGTTTTCGGAGACTCCCTTTGACGTGTTGGCTGTTTCCGAAACTTGGCTAATCGGCAATAAGACCATATTGTCCAGAGAGCGAACAAAATACTTGCCGAGAGAGTTGAACAGCGCGTGAGCGAAGTAGAAGGACTGCAATCCGGTGGCGACGACTCAACCGAGCCACCGAAATCGACAAGCGAGCAGGCAACGACGCAAGAATCCGCAACCGTCGATTCTCAAGCGATTCACGACAAATTCGAACGCGCATACGCGCTCGTACCTGCGATCGGTACTCAATGGCGATGGTACGACGTCCCCTATCGCACTCTGATGTGGCTCCTTACTTCAAAGCCGCGTCGATTTTTACATTGGCGTGTTCGTCGTACTCTCAATCGAGCACTAAACTTCTTCAGTCCGTTCAATGATTTAGAGCGTCAAAGAGTCGAACCTCTCGACGACCCTTTTCACAATCTGATAATTCCAGAAAACGAGTCCGTCCAGCAGGGCGGGATCTGGGTGGCGGAATTCTTTCCGCCGAGTTACTACCCCATGTTGCTCAAGGCTCTCAAAAAGAACGGTTGGGACAAAGAAAGCTACTTTTCTAACCGCGACGGTACAAATGCCGAGAAAGTAACAAACGCCCGTCGAGGTCGAGGATTCTCCTGGTCAAGGATTGGAACGGTGGCGAGGCCAAACTCGGGCTATATGGTGTTCGATGCAAAGCGCGAAGTTTTACCTGAAGAGTTCGAGTTAGTTGAATTGACGGCCATGCAGTTGGGTCAGGGACTCACTGTCGTAGTAGCTTTCATCAGACTCAGCAAGATGGGTCAGTCAAGTCTCAACAGCGTTTGGACCGCTCAACATGAACCTTCATTGGAGTGGCGCGGCCTCCGTCGGCCGGGAGTTCTGGATCGAAGGCTAGCGGCCACACGAGCCACTCAGGCAGAACGAGAACGGATACATGACCTAGCTCGCAATTGGCTGAGCCGGTCATGCGGGGGATTCTTCTCTGGGACACAATCAGGACAGCCGGTGATCGACCTCAATGTCTTCGCTAATCATGACCCCATGAACGGACGCGCCCCTCAAGAATACAGTATGCCCTTAGGAACGCTAGCCATGGAGGGGGGATATCCATATAACTACATCTCTCCGCAAATCGCAGGTGCAGTACTTGTACCTGCGAGGGGCATGAGAGATAAGAAGGATCGTCTAGAGAATTGTTGGGGCGTTGTTGGATCCTATGACCGAGTATCAGATGAAAATGATCGGGCCGGCTATGGAGAAAAGCCGTATTCGGTGACAACCCTGGCCGCGATGCTCGACGATCCTATTCGAAGTTTCCTCGTTCGAGACGCGATCATGCAATACGCCAGAAAAGTGGCTGACGATTACTCGGCTGCTCGCGACATGGCTCGCGTTAATCATCGAAAGTTCGGACCCCGGCAAATTGAAGCCCTGCGACACCAACTTCTAACGACAAGTCTTGACCTGCCCGTTATGGCACGCGATTCAGCAGAATTATGGACCATGCCATGGCGTAGCTCCGATGGAATTCAAGTCAATGCTGTCGATGCAAGCGACAGGAAAAAACCGTCGGCAGGCTTTGATCTAATTGAAGAGTGGGGCAAGCGTCGTGAAGAGCAATTCCAACATCTCGTCGAGGAAGATACAGCCTATCGGGATGTGCTTTCCACGGTAGCCTCACTCGGAGCAAGCGCTGAAGACACAAAGCTTGGCCGGAGAGCACTTTTCGTGGCTGGCGTGTCCTTAGCCGTATCGATGGTCACACTTTTGGTGACAGGACCGGGTGACGCTTCACTGTGGTCGCAGCTATTGGAGTATATGCCACGGTAGTTGTTCGTCGGTTGGCCACTAAACGTCCGAACGTGCCGACCGATAAGCTCGTTGCAAGAGAACGTGACATATGGGGGAAAATTGCTCGCACAGATACTGCCCGGCTTCAGGGATTTCAGAACTCCGTTGGTGACTGGCTACCTATGGCTTATTGTCCTTTGGATTCTCATCGGAGCTCCCTTGCCCGACGGCAAGTCGAATGAAGGCTTAATGGGCATCATCAATGCTTTCGGAGCTTTCCTATCACCAGCTATCTACCTGACAGTCTTGAGCTTCGTTGCGTATGTGGTGGGTATGATCACCTCCGCCAACATAAAGAGTGGCGACGTAGCCCTTACTATCGTCCGTCGCTTTCTCTTGAAGAGCAAGCAGAGCGACAAGAAGAGAATAGATCAAATCGTTCGAGCGAGCATCAAAAAGGCTAGGCAAAGAAAAGTAAAGCCGTTTCAGCTCATAGAAGAGTTTGAGATTGACCCATATTATACAAGCGAGGAAGATTACGATATTCACAGGAATGAATGCCAGGGCGACGAAGACCGTATGCTTTTTCAGCAAATGGATCATGCGGTTAAACAGCTACAGCCTCTACTATCAGAGGCCGTAATAGCATCTATTCCTACACTCGCAATCAAACTTCAGGAAAAGAACAAGGACCTGTTTGACAACTACGATAAGGATAAGTCGGAAGCTGAGTTCCGTCTTAGCATCGCTGGGCCACTCGCAGTCCTGACTGTGCAAGTACTGATCCTTTCATGGGGAAATAGTGATTACTACTGGCCATGGGCATCGCTCGTTGGTCTAATTGCGGTGGTGATGTTGGTTGTACGTGGCCTTGCTAAGCGCTCATCTGCGACGAACGTTGTAATAACAGCGCTGGAGATCGGCACTATCGAATCCAGCGAGCTGAGCCTGCTGGCAAATATTGATCCACCTCCTGCCAAACTCCCCATGCCCAGAGTTGGCTAGGGGCTTCCCAATCTCTATTGGGGCTCAGCGGGTGGGAGCGCGACCAGCCTTCAAGATCTTTTCCGTAGCACTTAACACCTGCCGTATCGATGCCACACGGCGCTGCATATGAGGCGTCTAGGCGCTTCCCGATAAGCTTCTGGCAAGACAACATGACATGGGGGAAAGCTTGCTTGCACAGATATTGCCAGGGTTCAGGGATTTTAGGACGCCGCTGGTAACCGGATCGCTCTGGATGATTCTCGTCTGGCTACTGTTCGGCATGCCAGTTCCTTCGAAGGACATGACAACCGGGCCAATGGGACTCATGAATTCCCTGGGTGAATATTTGACTCCCACCGCGTTACTGGGAGTCCTGAGTTTTACTGCCTACGTGATCGGCATCGTCTTGTCCCTCGACTCCAACCTAGCTACGGCAATAGTCGGCAGATTTTCGGTACAAGGATCCAAAAATATAGCTTTTGGCTTAATTGAACAAGCTAGTCGTGGAGCTATATCAATGAGTGACGAGCCAATCGGCGATCCTAACGACCGATCAATGCCCGTCAGAAGACTCGTTGGCAACGCACTGGAACGCGCACATCAAAAAGATGTGAATTGGCAGATGGTGTATTGGAAATTTGACGGCGAAATACCAAATGACCTTATCGACGATGCTAGAGACGATTACATGGTGCAAAAACAGAATATTGGCAAGGCCCTAAATCATGTACGATCTGCCATTGAATTGGGTGTCGAACGGGAAATCCCGAATCTCGGAAACAAACTCCTGCACGTCAACAAGGAGCTCTACGATGTATATGATCGAGCTCGAAGTGAAGCGGACTTCCGATTGGGCATAGCACCGCCAATTCTTGCGATCTCCATCTATCAATCAGTATCGGGATTTAGAAGCGGCTCACCATTGGTTGGGATCTTAGTTCTTTTCGCTGGCCTCATCATATCTACGATTCTCCTAAGGAAGGGTTGGAACAAAGTGGAAGAGTCCACACAGACCGTCCTCAGTATGGTTGACATCGATGTCATAAATTCCGAAACCCTTGACCGCCTCCGTCACATTGATACATTTTCGGCATAGCATCGACCAGCCTTCAGAATCTTGTTGGTAGCAGTAAACACCTGCCGTATAGATGCATTATCTGGCCGCTCATTGCGCATCCAGCCTTGGATATAACCGCGGCTCTCAGCAGCATCGAATTGGTCCGTAGCGCTTAGCTCGTTTAGCGCCAGGTAGGCGGTGGACTCAGCTTGAAACTCTTTGCTCCCCCGGTGCTCGCGATAGTCTTCCAGGCCTTGCTCAGACGTGTGCCCCAGGACGACATGCCCAATTTCATGCATGAGCGTCTTGAACGGATACTTGGCCACTGGGCTGACCGCTACGTTGCGTTCATAGCTGTAGCCGGCCACATTGCCATTTATCTGCTCGAAGTCCACTTGGGCTATCGCAAGGGCTCCCAGAGCGCGTTCTTTGCTCCATGTTGAATATTTGACTCTTTGGGGGCCAGCAATATTGCGCTTGGGGGCCACCGCGGGAAAACGGGATTATTGTCCTTGGGGGCCACCCGTAGTGTTCTTGGGAGCCACCAAATAGGCTCCTTCCACCATGTGACGGCCACATGGTGGAAGGAACAGTTTCAATGGTACGTAGGATCAAGGCGAAGCTTATTCTCAAGCTCCGCGCAGACGGGCTTTCGGGCCGGGCGATCTCGACCTCGGTCGGGGCCTCGAGGAAAAGTATCACGACCGTTCTCGAGGCGGCCGAGCAACAATGCGTCGGCTGGGACGAGGTGCGGGAAAAGTCCGAGGGCGAGGTGTACGCCCTGCTGTTCCCGGGCCGCGGCGACCACCAGAGCGTGTTCGCCCAGCCGGACTGGGGCGCCATCCACCGTGAACTGGCCAAGGTCGGGGTGACGCTGAAGCTCCTGCATGGCGAATACCTCGATTCCCAGGCCGGCTCCGGGCAGGCGGTCATGGGCTACGACCGCTTCTGCAAGACATATCAGCGGTTCGTCCTGGAGTCCCACGCAACATCCCGGGTGCAGCACAAGGCCGGGATGAGCATCGAGGTGGACTGGTCGGGCCCCACCATGGAATTGGTCGATCCGGTCACCGGGACGCGGAGCAGGGTCTACCTGTTCGTCGCGTGCCTGCCGTTCAGCCGGTACGCCTTCGTGGAGGCGACCTTGGACATGAAGCAGGACAGCTGGCTGCGTGCGCACGTGGCGATGTTCGAGGCCTTCGGCGGTTCTGTGCCACGCATTGTGCCGGACAACCTGAAGACCGGGGTGATCAAGCACCCCGCCGAGGGCGAGATCGTGCTCAACGATTCCTACCGCCACCTGGCCGCCCACTACGGGGCGGCGGTGCTGCCGGGCCGTGTCCGGGCCCCGAAGGACAAGGCCAGCGTGGAAAACACCGTGAGCCACGTGGCCACGTGGGTGATCGCCGGGCTGCGGAAGACCACGTTCGGGTCGCTGGGGCAGTTGCGGGCCGCCATCCGTGAGCGCGTCGAGGCCTACAACCAGGAGCCCTTCCAGAAACGTGCAGGGTCCCGCAAATCGGTGTTCCTGGCCGAGGAGCAGCCCCTGATGAACCCGTTGCCGGCGGCCGCCTACGAGATCAGCACCTGGGTCTACGGGCGGAAGGTCGCCCGGAACAGCTACGTCTCGTGGCGGAAGAACTTCTACTCGGTGCCGATGTCCAGCATCGGCGCCACCGTGGACCTGCGGCTGACCGAGTCCGTACTGGAGGTCTATCGGAACCACGAGCGGCTCACCAGCCACCGGCTGCTGCCGGCCGAGGCCCTGAACCAGTACCGCACCAACGACGCCGACATCCCGCCCGAGCGCCAGTGGCAGCACTGGGACACCGCCCGGGTCAAGGAGTGGGCCTCGCGCACCGGGCCGTGCACGCTGAACGTGGTGGAACGGATCTTTGAAGCCGTACAGGTCCAAGAGCAGGGCCTCAACGCCGCGCTGGCGGTGCTGCGCCTGAGCCGGCGCTATGGCCCGGCACGGCTGGAGGCGGTCTGCCGGATCGCGCTGCAGAGTCAGGTCCGCTCCCCACGCTACGCCCACCTGCGCCCGCTGCTGGAAACAGGCCAGGACCAGAACCTGGCCACACAGCCCGAGCTCTTCCACAACGACGGCGGCTATGTCCGCGGCGGCGACTACTACGCGGGAGGCACCCGATGAGCTCACTGGATATCGAGACCAAGCGGAAGCTGCGCGAGATGAACGCCATCGAGATGCTCCAGGCCTTCGAGGCACAGGACGAAATCCTGAGCATGGCGTTGAGCTTCGATGAGCGGGTGCGGCTCATCGTCGACGAGGCGCATTCGACGTTCACCACTTCCAAGGTCGGCGGCCTGATCAGCCGCGCCAAGCTGCGCTACCCCAACGCCGATTTGCGGCAGGTGGACCTGGTCGAGGAACGCGGGCTGAACCGCAGTATGCTCACCGCCTTGGGCAGTTGCGCCTTCATCGAGCAGAACCAGAACGTGGTCTTCCAGGGATTCACCGGTTCCGGAAAGTCGTACCTGGGCTGCGCCCTGGCCAAGCAGGCCTGCCGCAACCGGATCCGCACCCACTACGTGCGCATGCCGGACCTCGAGGAGGAATGGGTCCAGGCCCAGGACAAGCCGCTGGGCGCCGCGAAGTTCCTGAAAAAGTACGGGGCCTTCACGCTGCTGGTCGTAGACGAGTGGTTGTTGGACCGCCCCAGCGGCGACTTCCTCCGCATGCTCCTGGAACTCATGGAACGGCGCTACGGGTCGACGTCGACGGTGTTCTGCACCCAGTACCAGCAGAAGGACTGGCACCAGCGCCTCGGCTCCGGCGTCCACGCCGACGCGATCATGGACCGGATCATCCACAACACCATTTGGATCGAGACCGGTAGCTACAACATGAGAGAGAAGACCGGCGCCGTCCAGGCATAGCCAGGCCCGTTGGGGACCGGTGGCTCCCGCCCAGGGAGGTACTGGCCCCCAACGGCAATATCACTGGCCCCCAACGGCAATAATGGGTGGTCCCCAAACCGTCGAATACTCACCATGTAGGTCGTTCGTATTCGGGTAGCTCCTCCCCCTCAGTCTCGGAGACGGTGAACAAGCAGTTGACCATCTTGAAGCCTTTGACTTTCTGCTCTTCTCCGCCTTGATCGTTCGTGCCCTTGAAAAAGATTGGACGGAGGATCGCTTTGGCTTTACTGCCCTTTTGGACTTGGCGGCCTAGCTCTTGCCATTTCGCGTAAGTAGCTACAGGCTCTCGAACTCCCTGGCTGCGAAGCAGTAGCTGGTTCAGCATGGAGTAGTTGTAGAAGCGATTGTATGAAGTCATTTCGCCGGGCTCGAGCGTCAGCGCTTCTTCTAGGAGCTTTTGCCATAGCACGTCGTCATCTAGTTCCCTATATTCAGGTGTTGATTGTAGTTCTCCGTAAATAGATCGTGATTCTTCCATATGCCCACTAATGTGAACCGGTATAAGAATTCCGTCAATGGTGACTTTGATCGGCCGGTGTGACTGTCAAATCAGTTCTCGCCTACGTAAGCTGAACCAATGAGCACAAACGCACCTAGTAAGTCGCTAATCAACGCTTCACTCCAGGGCACAAACCCTCCGTTGGGTAAAGTCTTTTCAGACCTGCTCAGGAGTTTGGATGCCGTACCTAAGGATCTAGACTTCGCGCCCGCGACCAAAAACTACAGCAAACTAGTGGCCGCCGCATACCCTGACTTGAATGGCACGATGGCTGATCTGGCCAAGAAAGTCATAGAAACGTCGATGACGCCGGAGCTCAAAGCCCGTCTTGACGCACAGCTAAAACCAATGCCCATTACGAACAAGAAGCTGATCGAAGCCACTACAGGCATCAGCAGCAAACTATTGAGCATAATGAAGTCGACGGGCGCGATTCCGGAATCTACCTTTCAGACGAGTAGGGAAGCAGCTCGACTAGCTGCGAACGTCAGCCAGGTATTCGGTAACGCCATCAACAAGGCCACCGTCCAACGTTTGATAGACCAAATCAACGAACTCGAGACCGCCGAGCTTGATGAAGAAGAGCAAGAAGCATCAACACAGATACTGGAAACATACCCAGAGATCGCAGAAGCTGTTGTCGCGACGCCCGTGTACCAGTCGGCTACCCCAACCTATCGG contains:
- a CDS encoding integrase catalytic domain-containing protein; amino-acid sequence: MHTRRELVSGFAAEYAKGTKGQKGVMLDYLCASTGWSRANARRRLATELRKPARGIPKPLPRRRPRKYGPAALKLLERIWTLSGEPCGKYLAPIMADELERLERFDELGTVAGLLTDEVRDELLSMSASTMDRYLKPLRAARYPSALSSTKPGAMLRSEIPVRWSGTPMEQEPGFFEIDTVAHCGHSLKGEFLYSITLTDVFTGWTVNTCVKNRAHSHVVAGVDLLVRSLPYPMRALDFDNGGEFINTQLIEWAQERNIDLTRARAYKHNDNAHVEQRNRDWVRRHAFRFRYEGPEEMALLNELWALVNQRKNHLLPMVKANGYGTARSGRRKRTYDRPRTAYQRIMDLEAMDPEHAKALAGIHGDLNPAAITRRINAIQNHLINRAKMRAQSGDALFGEQIS
- a CDS encoding terminase small subunit, which produces MADAQTPETPEEKNKGGRPLKFESVAELNAQIESYFNKQDPHSEMRRVEDGVKADGSTNWTTREVMTDQRPYTIMGLAYHLKTSRDTLLDYESGMHDEKADDFDETGQRFSDAIKLAKARINMQVEERMLSGAAPSTPSIFWLKNNAKWKDQQQIDHK
- the istA gene encoding IS21 family transposase — protein: MVRRIKAKLILKLRADGLSGRAISTSVGASRKSITTVLEAAEQQCVGWDEVREKSEGEVYALLFPGRGDHQSVFAQPDWGAIHRELAKVGVTLKLLHGEYLDSQAGSGQAVMGYDRFCKTYQRFVLESHATSRVQHKAGMSIEVDWSGPTMELVDPVTGTRSRVYLFVACLPFSRYAFVEATLDMKQDSWLRAHVAMFEAFGGSVPRIVPDNLKTGVIKHPAEGEIVLNDSYRHLAAHYGAAVLPGRVRAPKDKASVENTVSHVATWVIAGLRKTTFGSLGQLRAAIRERVEAYNQEPFQKRAGSRKSVFLAEEQPLMNPLPAAAYEISTWVYGRKVARNSYVSWRKNFYSVPMSSIGATVDLRLTESVLEVYRNHERLTSHRLLPAEALNQYRTNDADIPPERQWQHWDTARVKEWASRTGPCTLNVVERIFEAVQVQEQGLNAALAVLRLSRRYGPARLEAVCRIALQSQVRSPRYAHLRPLLETGQDQNLATQPELFHNDGGYVRGGDYYAGGTR
- a CDS encoding ATP-binding protein translates to MSSLDIETKRKLREMNAIEMLQAFEAQDEILSMALSFDERVRLIVDEAHSTFTTSKVGGLISRAKLRYPNADLRQVDLVEERGLNRSMLTALGSCAFIEQNQNVVFQGFTGSGKSYLGCALAKQACRNRIRTHYVRMPDLEEEWVQAQDKPLGAAKFLKKYGAFTLLVVDEWLLDRPSGDFLRMLLELMERRYGSTSTVFCTQYQQKDWHQRLGSGVHADAIMDRIIHNTIWIETGSYNMREKTGAVQA
- a CDS encoding ArdC-like ssDNA-binding domain-containing protein, which codes for MEESRSIYGELQSTPEYRELDDDVLWQKLLEEALTLEPGEMTSYNRFYNYSMLNQLLLRSQGVREPVATYAKWQELGRQVQKGSKAKAILRPIFFKGTNDQGGEEQKVKGFKMVNCLFTVSETEGEELPEYERPTW